A single genomic interval of Deltaproteobacteria bacterium harbors:
- a CDS encoding FAD-dependent oxidoreductase encodes MSDFEYDLGIIGGGAAGLTAAAGAAQFGAKAILIEKSSKLGGDCLHFGCVPSKTFIRTASVWALAKRSKEFGLPDMALPPVNLGSVMDRVQSVIDRIQQHDSPERFCSLGAEVRFGKPVFTDDHAVELEGKRISAKNWIIATGSSPVIPPIEGLAGVPFWTNETLFSQRVLPSRLIVLGGGPIGLEIAQAFGRLGSKVIIVEFMDQILGPEDADLAEILKTRMEVEGIEIHTGTKAIKAETGGSTIRITVAPAHSEGQPLVIEGDAIFVSTGRKPNIGDLGLEAAGVEFTPRGIPADHRLRTNIPHIYACGDVNGQFPFTHVAGYEAGIALTNAVLHLPRKVNYSKVGWCTYTDPEVASIGLNEKRARKEGLDYHVLTESFEDNDRALAEGETLGMIKMLVSSGGKLLGCQIIGAHAGELIHEWLVAMNGGLKLSTIADTVHIYPTLSEISKRIAGRPFAEKLFSDGTKKILRLLFNLKGRACTI; translated from the coding sequence ATGTCGGACTTTGAATATGATCTTGGAATTATTGGCGGCGGCGCCGCCGGACTTACGGCAGCAGCCGGAGCCGCGCAATTTGGTGCAAAAGCGATTCTCATCGAGAAGTCCTCAAAGCTCGGCGGAGACTGCCTGCACTTCGGCTGTGTTCCTTCGAAAACATTCATCCGTACGGCATCAGTTTGGGCTCTCGCGAAAAGGTCAAAAGAATTCGGACTCCCCGATATGGCATTGCCGCCTGTCAACCTGGGATCCGTCATGGATCGTGTGCAATCTGTCATCGACAGGATACAGCAGCACGATTCACCGGAGAGATTCTGTAGTTTGGGGGCCGAGGTTCGTTTCGGTAAGCCTGTTTTTACGGATGACCATGCTGTAGAATTGGAGGGAAAGAGAATTTCCGCGAAAAACTGGATCATTGCCACAGGGTCAAGCCCGGTCATTCCACCGATTGAGGGCCTTGCAGGCGTTCCTTTCTGGACCAACGAAACCCTGTTTTCACAAAGGGTCTTACCATCCCGGCTCATCGTTCTCGGCGGCGGACCGATCGGACTGGAAATCGCGCAGGCATTCGGTCGTCTGGGGTCCAAAGTGATCATCGTAGAATTTATGGATCAGATCCTCGGACCGGAAGATGCCGATCTGGCAGAAATTCTCAAAACCCGGATGGAAGTGGAGGGCATCGAGATCCACACAGGAACCAAGGCCATCAAGGCGGAAACAGGAGGTTCAACGATACGCATCACGGTTGCTCCTGCCCATAGTGAAGGACAGCCGTTGGTTATAGAAGGAGACGCCATTTTCGTATCTACGGGGAGAAAACCCAACATCGGCGACCTGGGGCTTGAAGCAGCGGGTGTTGAATTTACGCCCCGCGGTATCCCGGCGGATCACCGCCTGCGAACCAATATCCCTCATATCTACGCCTGCGGTGATGTAAACGGTCAGTTCCCCTTCACACACGTAGCCGGATATGAAGCCGGCATTGCCCTGACAAATGCCGTCCTGCATCTGCCCCGAAAAGTAAACTACAGCAAAGTCGGCTGGTGTACGTATACGGACCCGGAGGTGGCCAGTATCGGCCTGAATGAAAAACGGGCCCGGAAGGAAGGCCTGGATTACCATGTGCTGACGGAGTCGTTCGAAGATAACGACCGGGCTCTTGCCGAAGGCGAAACGCTGGGCATGATAAAAATGCTCGTCAGTTCGGGGGGGAAGTTGCTGGGTTGCCAGATCATCGGCGCTCATGCCGGTGAACTCATTCACGAATGGCTCGTCGCCATGAATGGCGGGTTGAAACTGTCTACAATCGCCGACACCGTACACATATATCCGACCCTTTCCGAAATTTCCAAGCGTATAGCGGGACGCCCCTTTGCCGAGAAGCTCTTCAGTGATGGAACAAAAAAGATCCTGCGACTTCTCTTCAACCTCAAGGGGAGGGCATGTACAATCTGA
- a CDS encoding RNA polymerase sigma factor yields MSSVDFQKIYDEFRPRIFHYLSGMVGKDNAEDLTQVVFEKVSRGISNFRGESSLATWVYRIATNVALDHSRLASTRQTIVSLDTIDANCDCNILSDEKLRDADQGLMRREMNACIHRIVKRIPENERAVLLLSEFEGMKNREIADILNISLEAVKIRLHRARTRLRNDIKTECTLDRDERNELVCYPK; encoded by the coding sequence ATGTCATCAGTTGATTTCCAGAAAATTTACGATGAGTTCCGTCCGCGGATTTTCCATTACCTGAGTGGTATGGTGGGTAAGGATAATGCGGAGGATTTGACACAGGTGGTATTCGAGAAGGTCAGCCGCGGTATAAGTAATTTTCGGGGAGAATCAAGCCTTGCCACCTGGGTTTACCGCATCGCCACCAATGTTGCACTGGACCATAGCCGTTTGGCCTCGACACGACAGACGATAGTTTCCTTAGACACCATTGACGCCAACTGTGATTGTAACATTTTAAGTGATGAAAAGCTGCGCGACGCCGACCAGGGCCTCATGAGGCGCGAAATGAATGCCTGCATACACCGCATTGTTAAGCGGATACCCGAAAACGAACGCGCCGTGCTGCTCCTCAGCGAATTCGAGGGAATGAAAAACCGTGAAATAGCCGATATTCTCAATATCAGCCTCGAAGCGGTTAAAATCAGGTTGCACCGGGCCCGGACAAGACTGAGAAATGATATCAAGACCGAGTGCACCCTGGATCGGGACGAGAGGAACGAACTCGTCTGCTACCCGAAGTAG
- a CDS encoding OsmC family protein, producing the protein MAKMKTIGIEAKLDEKFKIEVKAGDHIMYVDQTKAGGGTDAGATPLEYFFASLAGCIGTVARIVANQKRINLKGMNIKVEGAFDLETLLGKSKENRAGFTGIKVTLNIDSDMSKEEKDAFVHEVESRCPVSDNIANTTPLTIEVA; encoded by the coding sequence ATGGCTAAAATGAAAACAATCGGTATTGAGGCAAAGTTGGATGAAAAATTTAAGATTGAAGTAAAAGCAGGCGATCATATTATGTATGTCGACCAAACGAAGGCAGGCGGCGGGACTGATGCGGGTGCAACCCCCCTTGAGTATTTTTTCGCATCTCTTGCAGGCTGCATTGGCACCGTAGCAAGAATCGTTGCAAACCAGAAGAGAATCAATTTGAAAGGCATGAACATAAAAGTTGAAGGCGCATTCGATCTGGAAACTTTACTGGGTAAAAGCAAGGAAAACCGAGCCGGGTTTACTGGTATAAAAGTTACTTTAAATATTGATTCAGACATGTCAAAGGAAGAAAAGGATGCGTTTGTTCATGAAGTGGAGAGCAGGTGCCCTGTTTCAGACAATATTGCCAACACGACTCCTTTAACAATTGAAGTCGCGTGA
- a CDS encoding arsenite methyltransferase produces MRQEEIKKVVRAGYAKIAKNAGTCCFPSASCCGSENSVENISRGVGYSPEDLQAVPEGANLGLGCGNPVALASLREGETVIDLGSGAGFDCFLAAKKVGESGRVIGVDMTPEMLDKARENARKGNYRNVEFRLGEIESMPVADGIADIVISNCVINLSPDKKRTFKEAFRVLKPGGRLMVSDIVLLTELPLALKDSIEAYVGCLAGAVMKDDYIGAIRAAGFQDVEIIDETLFPVKEMVRHPAAKEASVSSDTLLEMAEKLAASIASIKVYAVKQEEKPTH; encoded by the coding sequence ATGAGACAAGAAGAAATCAAGAAAGTCGTGAGAGCCGGTTATGCCAAAATTGCGAAAAATGCCGGGACGTGCTGTTTCCCCTCCGCCTCATGCTGCGGCAGCGAAAATTCGGTGGAGAACATCAGCAGGGGGGTCGGATACAGCCCCGAAGACCTGCAGGCCGTTCCGGAAGGGGCGAATCTCGGTTTGGGTTGCGGGAATCCCGTCGCCCTGGCTTCTTTACGGGAAGGTGAAACGGTGATCGATCTCGGATCAGGCGCCGGTTTTGATTGTTTCCTGGCCGCTAAAAAGGTTGGAGAGAGCGGCCGGGTGATTGGTGTGGATATGACGCCGGAGATGCTTGATAAAGCAAGAGAAAACGCCCGCAAGGGCAACTACCGGAATGTAGAGTTCAGATTGGGTGAAATTGAGAGCATGCCCGTCGCCGATGGCATCGCTGATATTGTTATATCCAATTGCGTGATCAACCTTTCTCCCGACAAGAAAAGGACTTTTAAAGAGGCCTTCCGCGTTCTCAAACCGGGTGGCCGGCTGATGGTGTCCGACATCGTTTTGCTGACGGAGCTTCCTCTCGCGCTAAAAGATTCGATAGAGGCCTATGTCGGGTGCCTCGCCGGAGCCGTTATGAAAGACGACTATATCGGCGCGATCAGGGCGGCTGGGTTTCAGGACGTCGAAATCATCGATGAGACATTGTTCCCGGTGAAGGAAATGGTCAGACATCCGGCAGCAAAAGAAGCGTCGGTAAGTTCCGACACCTTGCTGGAAATGGCAGAGAAACTTGCCGCATCCATTGCAAGTATAAAGGTGTATGCCGTTAAACAGGAAGAAAAGCCGACGCACTAA
- a CDS encoding HgcAB-associated protein, giving the protein MVKSNSKTSCCASGSVSASCCRVESLISVDERGQMVLPKELRDKANIKAGDKLALISWEKDGDICCISLIKADYLAEKVKEFLGPVMRDVVSGQ; this is encoded by the coding sequence GTGGTCAAGTCGAATTCAAAGACATCATGTTGCGCATCCGGGAGTGTGTCCGCGAGCTGTTGCCGCGTCGAATCGCTGATAAGCGTTGATGAACGGGGCCAGATGGTGCTTCCAAAAGAATTACGGGATAAAGCGAATATCAAAGCCGGTGATAAACTGGCTCTCATCAGTTGGGAAAAAGATGGGGATATCTGCTGTATTTCTCTGATCAAAGCCGATTATCTTGCAGAAAAGGTAAAGGAATTCCTTGGACCGGTCATGAGAGATGTGGTTTCAGGACAATAG
- a CDS encoding isoprenylcysteine carboxylmethyltransferase family protein, whose protein sequence is MHKYPAYMVIFLAYMLGGSSLVMFGAFCYVGSLHLVKLGLSESGTVLLDVCLSLAFFLQHSGMMRKPFRRYLARFIPEAYNSAIYAIISGIVLFIVIIFWQGTSGTVATAEGDLRLLLRVIFAASIAGLYWGTQALGFFDPFGIRAIVNHLHGKIPKEMPLTVRGPYRWVRHPLYLFVLIMIWSCPDLTLDRLLFNVLWTVWIYIGALLEERDLVANFGEAYRHYQQKVPMLIPFRIYPSWHDKR, encoded by the coding sequence ATGCATAAGTATCCCGCATACATGGTGATCTTTCTGGCATATATGCTCGGCGGCAGTTCGTTGGTCATGTTCGGAGCGTTTTGTTATGTCGGGTCTTTGCACCTGGTTAAGCTGGGCTTAAGCGAAAGCGGAACCGTATTGCTTGATGTCTGTCTTTCTCTGGCTTTTTTCCTTCAGCACAGTGGAATGATGCGAAAACCGTTTCGCCGTTATCTGGCTCGATTTATCCCGGAAGCATACAACAGTGCGATCTATGCGATCATATCGGGTATCGTTTTATTCATCGTTATCATCTTCTGGCAGGGGACATCAGGCACGGTTGCAACTGCTGAAGGTGATCTTCGTTTATTGCTGCGGGTGATCTTTGCAGCATCTATAGCAGGTTTATACTGGGGAACACAGGCACTGGGGTTTTTTGATCCCTTTGGCATCAGGGCAATAGTAAACCACCTTCACGGCAAAATACCGAAAGAAATGCCTTTGACTGTCAGGGGTCCCTACCGCTGGGTGCGCCACCCCCTGTACCTGTTTGTTTTGATCATGATCTGGTCGTGCCCCGATCTCACTTTGGACAGGCTGCTGTTCAACGTTCTCTGGACTGTATGGATTTATATCGGTGCATTGCTTGAAGAACGCGATTTAGTTGCAAATTTCGGAGAGGCATACCGGCACTATCAGCAGAAAGTACCCATGCTTATCCCGTTTCGGATTTACCCATCCTGGCACGACAAAAGATAG
- the ybaK gene encoding Cys-tRNA(Pro) deacylase, with amino-acid sequence MTKDKIPVTPCLLMLKRQGVAFDLHPYRYEEHGGTQVSARELGVDEHWIIKTLVMEDEKKTPFIVLMNGDRQVSTKSLARVLGVKFIIPCDPKVAEKHTGYKVGGTSPFGTRKTLRIYMEESIASLPKILINAGSRGLLAEISPSDLMRVLNPVMVNVAI; translated from the coding sequence ATGACGAAAGATAAAATTCCTGTAACTCCCTGTCTTCTAATGCTCAAAAGGCAAGGTGTTGCCTTTGACCTGCATCCCTACCGTTATGAAGAGCACGGCGGTACGCAGGTATCGGCGCGGGAGCTTGGCGTCGATGAACACTGGATTATCAAAACCCTGGTTATGGAGGATGAGAAAAAAACGCCTTTTATTGTCCTGATGAATGGCGACAGACAGGTTTCCACCAAGTCCCTTGCCAGGGTACTGGGAGTCAAGTTTATTATCCCTTGCGACCCGAAGGTCGCGGAAAAGCATACAGGATACAAAGTGGGGGGCACCTCTCCCTTCGGAACAAGAAAGACGTTGAGAATTTACATGGAGGAATCCATTGCGTCCCTTCCAAAAATCCTGATCAACGCGGGAAGCCGTGGCCTGCTTGCCGAAATATCGCCATCAGACCTTATGAGGGTGTTGAATCCTGTTATGGTCAATGTGGCCATTTGA
- a CDS encoding site-2 protease family protein: protein MGLLNLLFNDPVSFVILSVPLLYSIIAHELAHGWVAYKLGDPTAKLQGRLSLNPIKHLDPIGTIMLFIFGFGWAKPVPINLSNIPDRRKGLILVSSAGIVANIILAFIALLISRLISPELSGVTAKILYILAKINIILAAFNLIPIPPLDGSKILMGFAPEGIRRFLFQIEPYGFFIVIGFLYFGLLDPLINFFQWIILAIIAVFLPR from the coding sequence ATGGGACTACTGAACCTTTTGTTCAACGATCCGGTTTCGTTTGTCATATTATCTGTCCCGCTGTTGTATTCAATAATCGCTCATGAATTAGCTCACGGTTGGGTAGCATACAAACTCGGTGACCCAACTGCCAAGTTGCAAGGACGGTTAAGCCTCAATCCTATTAAGCACCTCGATCCTATAGGAACGATCATGCTCTTTATATTCGGATTTGGGTGGGCAAAGCCGGTACCTATCAATTTAAGCAACATTCCCGACAGACGCAAAGGCCTCATCCTTGTATCTTCGGCCGGCATAGTCGCCAACATCATCTTGGCCTTCATTGCACTTCTTATCTCTCGGCTCATATCGCCTGAATTGTCAGGGGTAACGGCAAAAATCCTCTATATTCTGGCCAAGATTAATATTATACTGGCCGCATTCAATCTGATACCAATACCACCGCTTGACGGCTCTAAGATTCTCATGGGGTTTGCGCCGGAAGGAATAAGAAGATTTCTTTTCCAGATTGAGCCTTATGGATTCTTTATTGTTATCGGTTTCCTCTATTTTGGTTTACTTGATCCCCTGATAAACTTTTTCCAGTGGATCATTTTGGCAATTATCGCCGTCTTTCTGCCACGATAA
- a CDS encoding PAS domain S-box protein, translating into MEETRQTKQQLADELGKLHQKIEELEKLDAEHRKTEISLRESEEKYRTLIESTLDFVFSVDRKGLFTYINPRFEMVTGRTAPELIGSPFTDVIAPESRQIAAHQFKQGIRGVKGAPYEIDIIHKSGSRIPVEFNVTTLLDGNRQPIGRYGIGRDITERRQAESALMESEDRLHSIVQGSPISTFVIGKDHRVIYWNRALEELSHIRAAEVIGTWGHWRAFYKSERPCMADILVDEAFDRIPELYAGKYRKSDLLEEAYEALDFFPDLGKEGKWLCFTAAAIRDTTGNLIGATETLEDITDRKRAEEALKQSEEKYRELVENANSIILRRNKAGYVTFFNEFAQKFFGYSEDEILGKNVVGTIVPEVDSTGCDMKSMIEDIGLNPDRYVNNINENIRRNGERVWIAWTNKPIRDEGGVVMEVLCIGNDITPRKKAEEALRESEEKYSAVVQQAKDGVILIQDNVLQFVNEAMADILGYTRGEMENTPYINYIAPKSRAMVATLVKARLAGEAVPKVYESKLMCKDGTIIDAELSASVIQYRGKPADVGIIRDVTDRKQVEDALRESQQKLSDIIDFLPDATLVIDKESKVIAWNQAMEIMTGVKAEEMLGKGDYEYSLPFYGDRRPILIDLALHQNQEMERQYTSIQRMGDILFGEAFTPNLPPGNVHLSATASVLRDSKGEIIAAIECIRDNTERKKLEERLHRAEKMEALGTLAGGVAHDLNNVLGGLVGYSELLLMDIPEGNPWRRHVSSILQSSLRAAAIIQDLLTLARRGVEVSEVVNLNNVIPDHFKTPEFEKLKAYHPNVTFRMDLDKDLLNIQGSPIHLGKTLMNLLSNAAESISDGGDVTIRTENRYLDKPIRGYDDMREGDYVVLTVSDNGKGISATDIEKIFEPFYTKKAMGRSGTGLGLAVVWGTVKDHDGHIDVQSEYGKGSTFTLYFPATREELAGDLQKISPEHYMGGGESILVVDDVKEQREVAASMLTRLGYKVHAVSGGEEAVAYLKTHTMDLLVLDMIMDPGIDGLETYRRVLEINPKQKAVIVSGYSETGRVKKAQELGAGSYVRKPYLLEKIGLAIRSELLKIIPGNP; encoded by the coding sequence ATGGAAGAAACAAGGCAGACAAAGCAGCAACTCGCTGATGAGTTGGGAAAATTGCATCAGAAAATTGAAGAACTGGAAAAATTAGATGCTGAGCACAGAAAAACAGAAATATCTCTGCGGGAAAGTGAAGAAAAATACCGGACACTGATCGAATCTACATTGGATTTTGTCTTTTCAGTCGATCGGAAAGGTCTGTTTACTTATATTAACCCCAGATTTGAAATGGTCACGGGACGCACAGCGCCTGAATTGATTGGAAGTCCATTCACCGATGTGATTGCTCCTGAATCCAGGCAAATAGCCGCTCATCAATTTAAACAAGGAATAAGGGGTGTGAAAGGTGCTCCTTATGAAATTGATATTATCCATAAGAGTGGCAGCAGGATCCCTGTGGAATTTAATGTAACCACATTGCTTGACGGAAACAGGCAGCCCATCGGCCGCTATGGAATCGGACGTGATATTACAGAGCGAAGACAGGCAGAGTCGGCTCTCATGGAAAGCGAGGACAGGTTACACAGTATCGTCCAGGGTTCCCCGATTTCCACCTTCGTTATTGGTAAAGACCACAGGGTCATTTACTGGAACCGTGCGCTTGAAGAATTGAGCCATATCCGGGCCGCTGAAGTGATCGGCACCTGGGGGCACTGGAGGGCTTTTTACAAGAGCGAACGGCCCTGCATGGCAGATATCCTGGTAGATGAAGCTTTTGACAGAATTCCTGAATTGTATGCAGGTAAGTACAGAAAATCAGATCTGCTCGAAGAAGCTTATGAGGCTTTAGACTTCTTCCCGGATTTAGGTAAGGAAGGCAAATGGCTGTGTTTTACAGCGGCGGCCATCCGGGACACGACAGGAAATCTGATTGGCGCCACAGAAACCCTTGAAGATATCACGGACCGCAAGCGAGCGGAGGAGGCGCTAAAGCAGAGCGAAGAAAAGTACCGTGAACTGGTGGAAAACGCAAACAGCATCATTCTCAGGAGGAACAAAGCCGGTTATGTGACTTTTTTCAATGAATTTGCCCAAAAGTTTTTTGGGTACAGTGAAGATGAGATACTCGGTAAAAACGTCGTTGGTACAATTGTTCCCGAAGTGGATTCCACCGGGTGTGACATGAAGAGTATGATTGAAGATATTGGACTGAATCCGGATCGATATGTCAATAATATCAATGAAAATATACGTCGCAATGGTGAGCGGGTCTGGATCGCCTGGACAAATAAACCTATCCGCGATGAAGGTGGTGTCGTTATGGAAGTCCTCTGTATCGGAAACGATATTACCCCCCGAAAGAAGGCGGAAGAGGCACTGCGGGAATCGGAAGAAAAGTACTCAGCGGTGGTGCAACAAGCGAAGGATGGAGTTATTCTTATCCAGGACAATGTCTTACAGTTCGTGAACGAGGCTATGGCAGACATCCTGGGATATACGCGCGGCGAAATGGAAAATACTCCGTATATCAACTATATAGCTCCCAAGAGCCGGGCCATGGTTGCCACACTGGTCAAGGCGCGGTTAGCAGGTGAAGCTGTTCCTAAAGTCTATGAATCCAAACTGATGTGCAAGGATGGCACAATCATAGATGCAGAGTTATCGGCTAGTGTTATTCAGTACCGTGGCAAACCCGCTGATGTGGGTATCATTCGCGACGTCACCGATCGTAAGCAGGTGGAAGATGCGTTGAGGGAATCCCAGCAGAAGCTTTCGGACATTATCGACTTTCTGCCGGACGCCACTCTTGTCATTGATAAGGAGAGTAAAGTGATCGCCTGGAACCAGGCCATGGAAATCATGACCGGAGTGAAGGCTGAAGAAATGCTCGGCAAGGGAGATTATGAATACTCTCTTCCCTTCTACGGGGACAGGAGACCAATTCTCATTGATCTCGCCCTTCATCAGAATCAGGAGATGGAAAGGCAATACACGTCAATTCAGAGGATGGGTGACATCCTTTTTGGCGAAGCCTTTACACCGAATTTACCTCCCGGCAACGTCCATCTTTCTGCAACCGCCTCCGTATTGAGGGATTCCAAGGGTGAGATTATCGCCGCCATAGAATGTATCCGTGACAACACAGAGCGTAAAAAATTGGAAGAGCGTTTGCATCGCGCGGAGAAGATGGAGGCTTTGGGAACTCTGGCAGGGGGTGTCGCTCATGATCTCAATAATGTCCTGGGAGGTCTCGTCGGATATTCTGAACTGCTTCTCATGGATATTCCGGAAGGGAATCCTTGGAGAAGACACGTTTCCAGCATACTGCAATCCAGCCTAAGAGCAGCAGCGATCATTCAGGACCTTCTGACATTGGCCAGAAGGGGTGTGGAGGTTTCCGAGGTTGTCAATCTGAACAATGTGATTCCCGACCATTTCAAGACCCCGGAATTTGAGAAATTGAAGGCGTATCATCCAAATGTGACCTTCAGGATGGACCTTGATAAAGACTTGTTGAATATTCAGGGTTCTCCCATCCATCTGGGCAAAACGTTGATGAACCTGCTGTCGAATGCGGCAGAATCTATTTCAGACGGGGGAGATGTGACGATCCGGACGGAGAACCGCTATCTTGACAAACCCATCCGGGGTTATGATGACATGCGGGAAGGGGATTATGTGGTTTTGACGGTATCCGACAATGGAAAGGGTATCTCGGCCACGGACATTGAAAAGATATTCGAACCTTTCTATACAAAGAAGGCCATGGGAAGGAGCGGGACGGGACTGGGCCTGGCGGTTGTCTGGGGAACAGTGAAGGATCACGATGGTCACATTGATGTGCAGAGCGAGTATGGGAAAGGGAGTACTTTCACGCTTTACTTCCCGGCTACGAGAGAGGAATTGGCCGGTGATCTGCAGAAGATATCTCCTGAGCACTACATGGGCGGGGGGGAATCGATTCTGGTGGTTGATGATGTGAAGGAACAGCGAGAGGTGGCCGCCAGTATGCTGACGAGGCTTGGTTACAAGGTTCACGCTGTGTCCGGTGGAGAGGAGGCGGTGGCGTACCTGAAGACCCATACAATGGATCTGCTGGTTTTGGATATGATTATGGACCCCGGGATTGATGGCCTGGAGACCTACCGGCGGGTTCTTGAAATCAACCCGAAACAAAAGGCCGTTATCGTGAGCGGTTATTCCGAAACGGGCAGGGTAAAGAAGGCCCAGGAACTGGGTGCCGGTTCCTATGTCAGGAAACCCTACTTGCTGGAGAAGATTGGTCTGGCGATCAGGAGCGAGCTGCTGAAAATTATACCAGGCAATCCTTAG